From one Trifolium pratense cultivar HEN17-A07 linkage group LG1, ARS_RC_1.1, whole genome shotgun sequence genomic stretch:
- the LOC123909403 gene encoding protein RALF-like 33: MASSSSLTFIMIIITATTLLAMSFTPTAVAGGDHKFEMGLGWASLTKPLCKGGSIAECLGDEEFELDSEINRRILATTKYISYGAMKRNTVPCSRRGASYYNCRPGAQANPYSRGCSAITRCRS; the protein is encoded by the coding sequence ATGGCAAGTTCATCTTCCTTAACCTTCATCATGATCATCATCACCGCCACTACACTATTGGCGATGAGTTTCACTCCGACCGCAGTTGCTGGTGGGGACCACAAATTTGAAATGGGATTGGGATGGGCATCCTTAACAAAGCCACTTTGTAAAGGCGGCTCAATAGCCGAATGTCTAGGAGATGAGGAATTTGAGCTTGATTCTGAGATCAATCGGCGCATTTTAGCTACCACTAAGTACATCAGCTACGGTGCTATGAAGAGGAACACAGTTCCATGTTCTCGTCGTGGTGCTTCGTATTACAATTGTCGACCCGGTGCTCAGGCTAATCCTTATAGCCGTGGTTGCAGTGCAATTACCAGGTGCAGGagctaa
- the LOC123909409 gene encoding 26S proteasome regulatory subunit 6A homolog → MARAMGEDADLEDDQFANMTTDEIIRASCDLDNEIRVLKKNLKKMNLELESYEENIKSNREKIKLSKELPYLIGNIVEILALNPEDEDEQDDASTYLDYQMKRLSVVLKTSTRKTIFLPVVGLVDLHKLKPGDLVAVNKDSFLIMETLPPEYSSRVKAMEVDEKPTEDYNDIGGLEKQIQELVEAIVLPLTHKERFQKIGIRPPKGVLLYGPPGTGKTLMARACAAQTNATFLKLAGPQLIQTLIGAGAKLVCDAFRLAKEKSPCIIFIDEIDAIGTKRFDSGTSGDREVQRTMLELLNQLDGFSTDDSIKVIAATNRADILDPALMRSGRLDRKIEFPHPNEEGRARILQIHSRKMNVHPDVNFEELARSTDDFNGAQLKAVCVEAGILALRRDAMEVNHEDFNEGIIQVQAKKKASLNYYV, encoded by the exons ATGGCAAGGGCAATGGGCGAAGATGCAGACCTCGAAGATGACCAATTTGCGAACATGACCACCGATGAAATCATCAGAGCTTCTTGTGATCTCGATAACGAGATTCGCGTCCTTAAG AAAAacttgaagaagatgaatctgGAATTGGAATCGTACGAAGAGAATATTAAATCGAATCGGGAGAAAATTAAGCTCAGTAAAGAATTACCATACCTCATTGGTAACATTGTTGAG ATATTGGCATTGAATCCagaagatgaagatgagcaAGATGATGCCAGTACTTATCTTGACTACCAAATGAAGAGATTATCTGTTGTGCTAAAAACATCAACCAGAAAG ACAATCTTTCTTCCAGTCGTCGGACTTGTTGACCTCCACAAGCTAAAACCTGGTGATCTGGTTGCTGTAAACAAAGATAGTTTCTTAATCATGGAAACTCTTCCTCCGGAGTATAGTTCTAGAGTTAAGGCTATGGAAGTTGATGAAAAGCCAACAGAGGACTACAATGACATTGGTGGATTAGAGAAGCAG ATCCAAGAATTAGTTGAAGCCATCGTTTTGCCATTGACTCACAAGGAGCGCTTCCAGAAGATAGGAATTCGTCCTCCCAAGGGAGTTCTCTTATATGGTCCTCCAGGAACTGGGAAAACTTTGATGGCCCGTGCTTGTGCAGCACAGACAAATGCCACTTTTCTGAAGTTAGCAGGTCCTCAACTGATCCAG aCGCTCATAGGAGCTGGAGCAAAACTTGTTTGTGATGCATTtcgacttgcaaaagagaagtCGCCATGCATTATATTTATAGATGAAATTGATGCAATTGGTACAAAGCGTTTTGACAG TGGAACGAGTGGGGACAGGGAGGTACAAAGAACAATGTTAGAGTTGCTTAATCAGCTTGATGGTTTTAGTACTGATGACAGTATTAAG GTGATAGCAGCAACTAACCGTGCAGATATTCTTGATCCCGCCCTCATGCGTTCTGGTCGATTGGACCGTAAGATTGAGTTTCCACACCCAAATGAAGAAGGAAGAGCTCGAATTCTGCAG ATCCATTCAAGGAAGATGAACGTTCACCCGGATGTCAACTTTGAAGAACTAGCTCGGTCCACAGATGATTTCAACGGAGCACAACTTAAGGCTGTCTGTGTTGAGGCTGGCATATTGGCTCTACGTCGTGATGCAATGGAG GTGAACCATGAGGACTTCAATGAAGGTATAATTCAAGTCCAAGCAAAGAAGAAAGCAAGCTTAAACTATTATGTTTAA
- the LOC123909415 gene encoding 50S ribosomal protein L18-like: MVIPPPVRPPRITNFLKPYVLKMHFTNKYVTAQVIHTPTATVASSASSQEKALRSSLETTRDVAAAAKIGKLLAERLSLKDIPAVSVHLKREQRYHGKVKAVIDSLREAGVKLL; the protein is encoded by the coding sequence ATGGTTATCCCACCTCCAGTCAGGCCTCCCAGGATTACAAATTTTCTCAAACCTTATGTTCTGAAGATGCATTTCACGAATAAGTATGTGACTGCTCAAGTTATCCACACTCCAACTGCTACTGTTGCCTCTTCTGCAAGCTCACAGGAGAAAGCCTTGAGATCAAGCTTGGAAACTACTCGGGATGTTGCTGCAGCAGCAAAGATTGGGAAGCTACTTGCAGAACGCCTTTCGCTTAAGGACATTCCTGCTGTTTCTGTTCATTTGAAGAGAGAACAGAGGTATCATGGAAAGGTAAAAGCGGTTATTGATTCTCTCAGGGAAGCTGGTGTTAAGCTGCTTTGA
- the LOC123909426 gene encoding probable indole-3-pyruvate monooxygenase YUCCA10 yields the protein MQESTVVIVGAGPSGLAISACLTQNFISHIILEKEDCCASLWKRNAYDRLNLHLASEFCSLPFMPHPPSGPTYLSKDQFLQYIDKYVEHFNIKPRYCHVVVSAEYDEVTNKWRVEAKNTREDTSEVYESNYLVIATGENSEGYIPNVHGLGTFEGEVVHSKYYKSGSKYESKNVLVVGCGNSGMEIAYDLHNWGAIPSIVIRSPFHVFTRDLIRQGMQMQNYMPTNVVDIVITFLAKLKYGDLSKYGIYRPKEGPLHLKNISGRAPVIDVGTIGKIKEGAIKVIPSGITKIEKKKVVFGNNTEEEFDVIVFATGYKSVVNGWLKDYKYALNEKGMPKSAYPNHWKGDHGLYCAGLSRRGLFGVKEDAELIAEDINQSLNLHNK from the exons ATGCAAGAATCCACAGTTGTAATTGTAGGTGCCGGTCCTTCTGGCCTAGCCATTTCAGCTTGCCTAACACAAAATTTCATCTCTCATATCATACTCGAAAAAGAAGATTGTTGTGCTTCTCTTTGGAAAAGAAATGCTTACGATCGTTTAAACCTCCATTTGGCTAGTGAGTTTTGTTCTCTACCTTTCATGCCTCACCCACCCTCAGGCCCAACTTACCTATCCAAAGACCAATTTCTTCAATACATAGACAAATATGTCGAACATTTCAATATAAAACCTCGCTATTGTCATGTGGTTGTGTCTGCTGAGTATGATGAAGTTACTAACAAATGGAGGGTTGAAGCAAAGAACACGCGAGAAGACACATCAGAAGTTTATGAATCAAATTATCTTGTGATTGCCACAGGTGAAAACAGTGAAGGTTATATTCCTAATGTGCATGGACTAGGAACTTTTGAAGGAGAGGTGGTACACTCCAAATACTACAAATCTGGTTCAAAATATGAATCAAAAAATGTTTTGGTAGTTGGTTGTGGTAACTCAGGAATGGAGATTGCTTATGATCTCCATAATTGGGGTGCTATCCCTTCCATTGTCATTCGAAGTCCG tttCATGTCTTCACTAGAGATTTGATTCGTCAAGGGATGCAAATGCAGAACTATATGCCGACTAATGTTGTGGATATAGTCATCACTTTTTTGGCAAAACTAAAATATGGTGATCTGTCTAAGTATGGGATTTATCGTCCCAAAGAGGGACCTTTACATCTCAAAAATATTTCAGGAAGGGCACCGGTTATTGATGTTGGAACTATTGGAAAGATTAAGGAGGGAGCTATAAAG GTTATTCCTTCGGGTATAACGAAAATCGAGAAGAAGAAAGTTGTCTTTGGAAACAACACAGAAGAAGAGTTTGATGTGATTGTTTTTGCTACCGGTTACAAAAGTGTAGTTAATGGATGGCTTAAG GATTACAAATATGCTCTTAATGAGAAAGGGATGCCGAAAAGTGCTTACCCGAACCATTGGAAGGGGGATCATGGATTGTATTGTGCTGGACTATCAAGGAGAGGCTTATTTGGAGTCAAAGAGGATGCTGAATTAATTGCAGAGGACATCAACCAATCTCTCAATTTacataataaatga
- the LOC123909432 gene encoding heavy metal-associated isoprenylated plant protein 35-like, whose amino-acid sequence MAASESQPQPPEQHSQHLNFKTTVLKVSIHCEGCKRKVHKILQGIHGVNDIKIDLRQQKVIVTGNVNSDILIKKLTKTGKHVELWPEPTDSKKNKQRKQQTNPESENSEEELETNQTTQNDNETGKVKILSDTSKSKNVEVNGNAVKTSNENGEVNVNGNVNKPSEGSATGKTGVVHVHEPKTEVRKQTVVLPAGPVTEKKVSVAVQFPCDNNEDTSTIEKIGATGGATGSTGGDSSGVKKKKKKGKGKVINNDANESVIDTGGSSNRSHGQGYGQSFGQGQSNFHQGSVPISNLANEGPPRHYYNNQQFYPPQYYGGTPPPAAGPPVYTVNHHTAYPSSSSYGAAYYAAPQPYQYAHVVNSGNEMENHVRPYTYEHETYTTSQPSDSFVYFSDENPNACCVM is encoded by the exons ATGGCCGCATCAGAATCACAACCTCAACCTCCCGAACAACATTCACAGCATCTCAACTTCAAG ACAACAGTGTTGAAAGTCTCCATTCACTGCGAAGGCTGCAAGAGAAAAGTACATAAAATTCTTCAAGGCATACATG GTGTTAATGAcataaaaattgatttgagACAACAAAAAGTGATAGTAACAGGGAACGTAAACAGCGATATTTTGATCAAGAAATTAACCAAAACAGGGAAACATGTTGAGTTATGGCCAGAACCAACAGATTCCAAAAAGAACAAGCAGAGAAAACAACAGACCAACCCAGAATCTGAAAACAGCGAAGAAGAATTAGAAACAAACCAAACCACACAAAACGACAATGAAACAGGTAAAGTTAAAATTCTCTCTGACACATCCAAATCCAAAAACGTTGAAGTTAACGGCAACGCCGTTAAAACCAGTAACGAAAACGGCGAAGTTAACGTTAACGGTAACGTTAATAAACCCAGCGAAGGTTCCGCAACCGGGAAAACCGGTGTAGTACATGTTCATGAACCAAAGACGGAAGTGAGGAAACAAACAGTAGTGTTACCGGCTGGACCAGTAACCGAGAAAAAAGTTAGCGTCGCAGTTCAATTTCCTTGTGATAATAATGAAGATACATCAACGATTGAGAAAATCGGTGCCACCGGTGGTGCCACCGGTTCAACCGGTGGTGATAGCAGCGgagtaaaaaagaagaaaaagaaagggaaaggtAAAGTTATCAACAATGACGCTAATGAGAGTGTTATTGATACCGGTGGTTCAAGTAATCGGTCACATGGTCAAGGTTATGGTCAAAGTTTTGGTCAAGGTCAAAGTAATTTTCATCAAGGTTCAGTTCCAATTTCAAATCTAGCCAATGAGGGTCCGCCACGTCATTATTACAATAACCAACAGTTTTACCCACCGCAGTACTATGGTGGTACTCCTCCTCCTGCTGCGGGTCCACCTGTTTATACGGTGAATCATCATACAGCGTATCCTAGCAGTAGTAGTTACGGTGCAGCGTATTATGCGGCTCCGCAACCGTATCAATACGCGCATGTGGTGAATTCTGGAAACGAGATGGAGAATCATGTTAGGCCGTACACGTATGAACATGAAACGTATACGACATCACAACCGTCGGATTCGTTTGTTTATTTTAGTGATGAAAATCCTAATGCGTGTTGTGTTATGTGA